A window from bacterium encodes these proteins:
- a CDS encoding HAD hydrolase family protein, translating to MNIENIKVVATDIDGVLTNGKIFYFKGEIYRNFNTKDGTGFKLLSIAGIKTIVISAKKSEETKKRFSEIKVDCYIEGVENKLSAIEKFITKKGIRWQEICYIGDDLQDFNIMKQAGFSVAPYNACKEIKNIADYICKKAGGDGVFRETVEVILKGKGVWENILKKFLASL from the coding sequence CAAACGGAAAGATTTTCTATTTCAAAGGGGAGATATACCGCAATTTTAACACAAAAGATGGAACTGGTTTTAAACTACTTTCAATAGCAGGTATAAAAACAATAGTTATAAGTGCCAAGAAATCAGAAGAGACCAAAAAACGGTTTTCTGAAATTAAAGTTGACTGTTATATTGAAGGTGTAGAGAATAAACTCTCAGCGATAGAAAAATTTATAACAAAGAAAGGTATAAGATGGCAAGAGATATGTTATATCGGTGATGACCTCCAAGATTTTAATATAATGAAGCAAGCAGGGTTTTCTGTTGCTCCTTATAATGCCTGTAAAGAGATTAAAAATATCGCTGACTATATATGTAAGAAAGCCGGAGGGGATGGTGTATTCAGAGAGACGGTTGAAGTCATTCTAAAAGGGAAAGGTGTATGGGAAAACATTCTAAAAAAGTTTTTAGCATCATTATAG
- a CDS encoding PTS sugar transporter subunit IIA, whose amino-acid sequence MKITDFLKDDCILIGIKSRETKGAIAELLDLLKKRGYINNTDEILESVLEREKLGSTGIGGGIAVPHTKTDQIENLVGAVGISENGVSFDALDGEPVYIIFLILAPTKSIGLHLKALAKIARLLKDKTFRNALRKASSPVEVFNIIKEDEEKLTTIS is encoded by the coding sequence ATGAAAATAACAGATTTTTTGAAGGATGATTGTATATTAATAGGGATTAAGAGTAGAGAAACAAAAGGAGCAATTGCAGAATTACTGGACCTATTGAAAAAGAGAGGATACATCAACAATACTGATGAAATACTTGAGAGTGTACTGGAAAGAGAAAAGTTAGGTTCAACTGGGATAGGAGGCGGTATTGCAGTTCCACATACCAAGACAGACCAGATTGAAAATCTTGTAGGAGCAGTTGGTATCTCAGAAAATGGCGTTTCTTTTGATGCTCTTGATGGTGAACCTGTTTACATTATCTTTCTCATACTGGCACCTACAAAATCCATAGGGCTGCATCTTAAAGCACTTGCAAAGATAGCGCGGCTGCTCAAGGATAAAACATTCAGGAATGCTTTACGTAAGGCATCTTCACCTGTAGAAGTTTTCAATATCATAAAAGAA
- a CDS encoding HPF/RaiA family ribosome-associated protein, with the protein MEIKIHSAVPIDKGFEEYIRDKFERLRKFLFDEGHAEFHIKKEGAIYISEIKIHSKSYNIFLKDEDNDMNRSVEKLFDRAKMQTRKMHDKVVAKNYKI; encoded by the coding sequence ATGGAAATAAAAATTCACTCAGCAGTTCCTATAGATAAAGGATTTGAAGAGTATATTAGAGATAAATTTGAACGGTTGAGAAAATTTCTCTTTGATGAGGGACATGCTGAATTTCATATAAAAAAAGAAGGGGCTATCTACATCAGTGAAATAAAAATTCATTCTAAAAGTTATAATATCTTTCTCAAAGATGAGGATAATGATATGAATAGAAGTGTTGAAAAATTGTTTGATAGAGCAAAAATGCAGACAAGAAAGATGCATGATAAAGTAGTGGCAAAAAACTATAAAATATAA
- a CDS encoding SpoIID/LytB domain-containing protein, translating to MHRYIQKKVLISILLFTGMVFCQDIRVCVKKYGNNLTINTLDIENYLVGVLSKEMDSLWPEEALKAQAVVSRTFAVYMINESRKKELPYDIENSIFHQVYDANCCEKIEKAVKDTEGEILTYNGNIVQVFFHATCGGHTAKTSDVWGGSYFHISSVEDPYCIESPYSLWKKSFSQEKLSKILGLPYIEKISIEKRDNTGRVISLRLAGKDGKIINLTGHRFRMMVNGNKYVSFNNPEIIPSTNFNIKRENNFFIFEGRGYGHGVGMCQWGAKKMAENGWDYKQILKYYFPEMELSRIE from the coding sequence ATGCACAGATATATACAGAAAAAAGTTCTCATTAGTATTTTATTATTTACAGGTATGGTTTTCTGTCAGGATATAAGGGTATGTGTTAAAAAATATGGAAATAATCTGACTATTAATACCCTTGATATAGAAAACTATCTTGTAGGAGTTCTTTCAAAAGAGATGGATTCTCTCTGGCCTGAAGAAGCATTAAAAGCACAGGCGGTTGTATCTCGTACATTTGCTGTATATATGATAAATGAGAGTAGAAAAAAAGAACTTCCATACGATATTGAGAATTCTATATTCCATCAGGTATATGATGCAAATTGCTGTGAAAAAATAGAAAAAGCAGTAAAAGATACAGAAGGAGAGATTTTAACTTATAATGGAAATATTGTTCAGGTATTTTTCCACGCTACCTGCGGTGGACATACGGCAAAAACATCGGATGTATGGGGAGGAAGTTATTTTCACATCTCTTCAGTAGAAGATCCTTACTGTATTGAAAGCCCCTACTCTTTATGGAAAAAGTCATTCTCACAGGAAAAACTATCAAAAATACTGGGATTGCCATATATTGAAAAGATATCTATTGAAAAAAGAGATAATACAGGTCGTGTGATTTCCTTGAGATTAGCAGGAAAAGATGGTAAAATTATAAACCTGACGGGACATAGATTCAGGATGATGGTTAATGGAAATAAATATGTATCTTTCAATAATCCTGAAATAATTCCCAGTACAAATTTTAATATAAAGAGAGAGAATAATTTTTTTATATTTGAGGGTAGAGGTTATGGACATGGAGTCGGAATGTGCCAGTGGGGCGCAAAAAAGATGGCAGAAAATGGCTGGGATTATAAACAGATACTAAAGTATTACTTTCCTGAAATGGAATTGTCACGTATTGAATAA